The Sulfitobacter sp. SK011 genome has a window encoding:
- a CDS encoding DUF1737 domain-containing protein produces MKLYRFLSEEDTSAFCHKVTDALNKGWDLYGSPTQTWDHAAGVMRCGQSVVKEVEGTYTPDTKLGGH; encoded by the coding sequence ATGAAACTCTATCGTTTTCTGTCCGAAGAGGACACATCCGCCTTTTGCCACAAGGTCACTGATGCGCTTAACAAGGGCTGGGATCTGTATGGCTCTCCCACCCAGACGTGGGATCATGCTGCCGGGGTCATGCGCTGTGGGCAATCGGTGGTGAAAGAGGTCGAAGGCACCTATACCCCCGACACCAAACTGGGGGGCCACTGA
- a CDS encoding NnrU family protein encodes MALLIIGLALWVGAHYFKRLMPRQRMKLGDTGKGLVALSVVAALLLIIFGYRWAPFIHVWSPPAFFTHINNTLMILALWVYGSSAAKGAKAWPAYKTRHPQLLAVKIWAFSHLLVNGDLASILLFGTMLAWAVGSVILINRAEPHWVAPAPAGRATYIRLAVITAVITVVIIAIHAWLGVSPFPV; translated from the coding sequence ATGGCACTGTTGATCATCGGTTTGGCCCTATGGGTCGGCGCACATTATTTCAAACGGCTGATGCCGCGTCAGCGGATGAAACTAGGCGATACCGGCAAAGGTCTGGTGGCGCTTAGCGTGGTTGCGGCGCTTTTGCTTATCATCTTTGGCTATCGCTGGGCACCTTTCATCCACGTCTGGTCACCGCCAGCCTTCTTCACCCATATCAACAACACACTGATGATCCTCGCGCTTTGGGTCTATGGCTCGTCGGCCGCCAAAGGGGCCAAGGCGTGGCCCGCCTACAAAACCCGGCACCCACAGCTGTTGGCCGTGAAAATCTGGGCCTTCTCGCATTTGCTGGTCAATGGGGATCTGGCGTCGATCCTGCTCTTTGGCACAATGCTGGCCTGGGCCGTTGGGTCGGTCATCCTGATCAACCGGGCAGAGCCGCATTGGGTCGCCCCCGCCCCCGCAGGCCGCGCGACCTACATTCGTCTGGCTGTGATCACTGCGGTTATCACGGTCGTGATCATCGCCATCCACGCGTGGCTGGGTGTATCGCCCTTTCCCGTCTGA
- a CDS encoding CoA ester lyase: MPKLTRPLRSALYIPGSKPRALDKARTLPCDAILFDLEDAVSPDGKIAARETLAQALATGGYGARLKVIRINALDTAWGVDDARAAADMKPDAILLPKVGNPADLEALAELVGDIPLWAMMETPGAMLNAPAIAAHRQLQAMVMGTNDLAKDLQTRFRADRLPLATSLGLCLLAAKAHCCAIIDGVYNAFKDEDGLRAECDQGRDMGFDGKTLIHPAQLDIANTAFSPSDAEADLARRQIAAFEAAEAEGQGVAVVDGRIVENLHVATARETLAKLDAIAALNAE, encoded by the coding sequence ATGCCAAAACTCACCCGTCCCCTACGCTCGGCTCTATATATCCCCGGCTCTAAACCTCGGGCTTTGGACAAGGCCCGCACATTGCCCTGCGATGCGATCCTCTTTGATCTTGAGGACGCGGTCAGCCCCGATGGAAAAATCGCAGCCCGCGAGACGCTGGCCCAAGCGCTGGCCACGGGCGGCTACGGCGCGCGGCTGAAAGTGATCCGCATCAATGCGCTCGACACGGCATGGGGTGTCGATGATGCCCGCGCCGCCGCCGACATGAAACCGGACGCCATCTTGCTGCCCAAGGTTGGCAACCCAGCCGACCTCGAAGCATTGGCAGAACTGGTCGGCGACATCCCGCTTTGGGCGATGATGGAAACGCCCGGCGCGATGCTGAACGCCCCTGCGATTGCCGCGCATCGGCAATTGCAGGCGATGGTCATGGGCACCAATGATCTGGCCAAGGACCTGCAAACCCGGTTCCGCGCCGACCGCTTGCCGCTGGCCACATCACTTGGCCTGTGCCTGCTTGCCGCCAAGGCGCACTGCTGCGCCATCATTGATGGAGTCTATAACGCGTTCAAAGACGAAGACGGGTTGCGTGCAGAATGCGATCAGGGCCGTGATATGGGGTTTGACGGCAAAACCCTGATCCACCCGGCGCAGCTCGACATTGCCAACACCGCATTTTCCCCGTCCGATGCAGAGGCCGACCTGGCCCGCCGTCAGATTGCCGCTTTCGAGGCCGCTGAGGCCGAGGGCCAGGGCGTCGCGGTCGTCGATGGCCGCATCGTCGAAAACCTGCATGTTGCAACTGCCCGTGAAACACTGGCAAAACTGGACGCAATTGCAGCCCTGAACGCGGAGTAG